One segment of Anguilla anguilla isolate fAngAng1 chromosome 1, fAngAng1.pri, whole genome shotgun sequence DNA contains the following:
- the LOC118229677 gene encoding zinc finger protein 672-like isoform X7 translates to MRLQHPALYDAVSSLQCPRCFITFRDLQTSLQHMRLQHPALYKRRLRARTVFACRRCERTFPSSRQLSTHQRAHRQGREAGREEGEGQEEERQDAQPTSPSLLPLPDRHKCPHCNFLFRDAKTKMRHMNVKDPTGCPLPPPLFFSTGDEEREEEEEVVMAVQVKEEDEGEVKHEEDDFSTALRHRGNLNPASLHQGEGKEGVVKVPIKPDAGDVRTKEETIEGVCECALCGKGFEQLLAAAGQRRRGRRREHSAPPGARGHACGHCRQLCHSQEALRQHQRLHTLERPYLCQHGRSVGLVCAFLEARIAGTLLKGLRGSKGTEASTPRSSIVRPPPPNLLLSSRTDCLLPSHKSTRTVLLCGLQIQEELGEILHHNSCFPLESQHSTT, encoded by the exons ATGCGCCTGCAGCACCCCGCTCTCTACGATG ccgtcTCCTCCCTGCAGTGTCCGCGGTGTTTCATCACCTTCCGGGACCTGCAGACCAGCCTGCAGCACATGCGCCTGCAGCACCCCGCTCTCTACAAGCGCCGGCTGCGGGCCCGCACCGTCTTCGCCTGCCGCCGCTGCGAACGCAccttcccctcctcccgccAGCTCTCCACCCACCAGCGAGCCCACCGCCAGGGCCGGGAAGCAGgccgggaggagggggaggggcaagagGAAGAACGCCAAGATG CCCAGCCCACATCGCCCTCCCTGCTTCCCCTTCCTGACCGGCACAAGTGCCCACACTGCAACTTCCTCTTCAGAGATGCTAAGACCAAAATGCGCCACATGAACGTCAAGGACCCCACaggctgccccctgccccctccactGTTCTTCTCTACAGGAGacgaggagagggaggaggaggaggaagtggtgATGGCGGTGCAGGttaaagaggaggatgagggtgaGGTAAAGCATGAGGAAG ACGATTTCTCCACAGCTCTCCGTCACCGTGGCAACCTGAATCCAGCCTCACTGCATCAGGGCGAGGGCAAGGAGGGCGTGGTCAAGGTGCCAATCAAGCCTGATGCAGGAGACGTGAGAACGAAAGAGGAGACGATAGAGGGAG TCTGCGAGTGCGCCCTCTGCGGGAAGGGGTTCGAGCAGCTGCTCGCCGCGGCCGGGCAAAGGCGCCGTGGCCGGCGCAGGGAGCACTCTGCCCCCCCGGGGGCCCGGGGCCACGCCTGCGGGCACTGCAGGCAGCTGTGTCACAGCCAGGAGGCGCTGCGGCAGCACCAGAGGCTGCACACGCTGGAGCGGCCCTACCTCTGCCAG CATGGGCGCAGTGTGGGCCTGGTATGTGCCTTTTTGGAGGCGAG GATTGCGGGAACACTTTTAAAAGGGCTTCGGGGCTCCAAAGGCACAGAAGCATCCACACCCAGGTCCTCTATAGTGCGACCACCTCCACCCAACCTGCTCCTGAGCTCCAGGACAGACTGTCTCCTCCCGTCCCACAAATCCACT AGGACAGTCCTGTTATGTGGCCTCCAGATACAAGAGGAACTGGGAGAAATTCTACACCATAACTCCTGCTTTCCTCTAGAATCTCAGCATAGCACCACCTAA
- the LOC118229677 gene encoding zinc finger protein 420-like isoform X5 has translation MRLQHPALYDAVSSLQCPRCFITFRDLQTSLQHMRLQHPALYKRRLRARTVFACRRCERTFPSSRQLSTHQRAHRQGREAGREEGEGQEEERQDAQPTSPSLLPLPDRHKCPHCNFLFRDAKTKMRHMNVKDPTGCPLPPPLFFSTGDEEREEEEEVVMAVQVKEEDEGEVKHEEDDFSTALRHRGNLNPASLHQGEGKEGVVKVPIKPDAGDVRTKEETIEGVCECALCGKGFEQLLAAAGQRRRGRRREHSAPPGARGHACGHCRQLCHSQEALRQHQRLHTLERPYLCQDCGNTFKRASGLQRHRSIHTQVLYSATTSTQPAPELQDRLSPPVPQIHSVPPAERAPAVFLFGLLVSCSHGTSSARPQTKGCPDTCRAYTRSIILHTTQCACPI, from the exons ATGCGCCTGCAGCACCCCGCTCTCTACGATG ccgtcTCCTCCCTGCAGTGTCCGCGGTGTTTCATCACCTTCCGGGACCTGCAGACCAGCCTGCAGCACATGCGCCTGCAGCACCCCGCTCTCTACAAGCGCCGGCTGCGGGCCCGCACCGTCTTCGCCTGCCGCCGCTGCGAACGCAccttcccctcctcccgccAGCTCTCCACCCACCAGCGAGCCCACCGCCAGGGCCGGGAAGCAGgccgggaggagggggaggggcaagagGAAGAACGCCAAGATG CCCAGCCCACATCGCCCTCCCTGCTTCCCCTTCCTGACCGGCACAAGTGCCCACACTGCAACTTCCTCTTCAGAGATGCTAAGACCAAAATGCGCCACATGAACGTCAAGGACCCCACaggctgccccctgccccctccactGTTCTTCTCTACAGGAGacgaggagagggaggaggaggaggaagtggtgATGGCGGTGCAGGttaaagaggaggatgagggtgaGGTAAAGCATGAGGAAG ACGATTTCTCCACAGCTCTCCGTCACCGTGGCAACCTGAATCCAGCCTCACTGCATCAGGGCGAGGGCAAGGAGGGCGTGGTCAAGGTGCCAATCAAGCCTGATGCAGGAGACGTGAGAACGAAAGAGGAGACGATAGAGGGAG TCTGCGAGTGCGCCCTCTGCGGGAAGGGGTTCGAGCAGCTGCTCGCCGCGGCCGGGCAAAGGCGCCGTGGCCGGCGCAGGGAGCACTCTGCCCCCCCGGGGGCCCGGGGCCACGCCTGCGGGCACTGCAGGCAGCTGTGTCACAGCCAGGAGGCGCTGCGGCAGCACCAGAGGCTGCACACGCTGGAGCGGCCCTACCTCTGCCAG GATTGCGGGAACACTTTTAAAAGGGCTTCGGGGCTCCAAAGGCACAGAAGCATCCACACCCAGGTCCTCTATAGTGCGACCACCTCCACCCAACCTGCTCCTGAGCTCCAGGACAGACTGTCTCCTCCCGTCCCACAAATCCACT CGGTTCCTCCGGCCGAACGGGCGCCTGCGGTCTTCCTGTTCGGGCTGCTTGTGTCCTGTTCTCACGGCACGTCCTCCGCGCGGcctcagaccaaggggtgtccagatacttgtAG
- the LOC118229677 gene encoding zinc finger protein 420-like isoform X4: MRLQHPALYDAVSSLQCPRCFITFRDLQTSLQHMRLQHPALYKRRLRARTVFACRRCERTFPSSRQLSTHQRAHRQGREAGREEGEGQEEERQDAQPTSPSLLPLPDRHKCPHCNFLFRDAKTKMRHMNVKDPTGCPLPPPLFFSTGDEEREEEEEVVMAVQVKEEDEGEVKHEEDDFSTALRHRGNLNPASLHQGEGKEGVVKVPIKPDAGDVRTKEETIEGVCECALCGKGFEQLLAAAGQRRRGRRREHSAPPGARGHACGHCRQLCHSQEALRQHQRLHTLERPYLCQDCGNTFKRASGLQRHRSIHTQVLYSATTSTQPAPELQDRLSPPVPQIHSVPPAERAPAVFLFGLLVSCSHGTSSARPQTKGCPDTWLIQGVSFSILPNVPAQFDFVFLFT; this comes from the exons ATGCGCCTGCAGCACCCCGCTCTCTACGATG ccgtcTCCTCCCTGCAGTGTCCGCGGTGTTTCATCACCTTCCGGGACCTGCAGACCAGCCTGCAGCACATGCGCCTGCAGCACCCCGCTCTCTACAAGCGCCGGCTGCGGGCCCGCACCGTCTTCGCCTGCCGCCGCTGCGAACGCAccttcccctcctcccgccAGCTCTCCACCCACCAGCGAGCCCACCGCCAGGGCCGGGAAGCAGgccgggaggagggggaggggcaagagGAAGAACGCCAAGATG CCCAGCCCACATCGCCCTCCCTGCTTCCCCTTCCTGACCGGCACAAGTGCCCACACTGCAACTTCCTCTTCAGAGATGCTAAGACCAAAATGCGCCACATGAACGTCAAGGACCCCACaggctgccccctgccccctccactGTTCTTCTCTACAGGAGacgaggagagggaggaggaggaggaagtggtgATGGCGGTGCAGGttaaagaggaggatgagggtgaGGTAAAGCATGAGGAAG ACGATTTCTCCACAGCTCTCCGTCACCGTGGCAACCTGAATCCAGCCTCACTGCATCAGGGCGAGGGCAAGGAGGGCGTGGTCAAGGTGCCAATCAAGCCTGATGCAGGAGACGTGAGAACGAAAGAGGAGACGATAGAGGGAG TCTGCGAGTGCGCCCTCTGCGGGAAGGGGTTCGAGCAGCTGCTCGCCGCGGCCGGGCAAAGGCGCCGTGGCCGGCGCAGGGAGCACTCTGCCCCCCCGGGGGCCCGGGGCCACGCCTGCGGGCACTGCAGGCAGCTGTGTCACAGCCAGGAGGCGCTGCGGCAGCACCAGAGGCTGCACACGCTGGAGCGGCCCTACCTCTGCCAG GATTGCGGGAACACTTTTAAAAGGGCTTCGGGGCTCCAAAGGCACAGAAGCATCCACACCCAGGTCCTCTATAGTGCGACCACCTCCACCCAACCTGCTCCTGAGCTCCAGGACAGACTGTCTCCTCCCGTCCCACAAATCCACT CGGTTCCTCCGGCCGAACGGGCGCCTGCGGTCTTCCTGTTCGGGCTGCTTGTGTCCTGTTCTCACGGCACGTCCTCCGCGCGGcctcagaccaaggggtgtccagatactt
- the LOC118229677 gene encoding zinc finger protein 672-like isoform X2 encodes MRLQHPALYDAVSSLQCPRCFITFRDLQTSLQHMRLQHPALYKRRLRARTVFACRRCERTFPSSRQLSTHQRAHRQGREAGREEGEGQEEERQDAQPTSPSLLPLPDRHKCPHCNFLFRDAKTKMRHMNVKDPTGCPLPPPLFFSTGDEEREEEEEVVMAVQVKEEDEGEVKHEEDDFSTALRHRGNLNPASLHQGEGKEGVVKVPIKPDAGDVRTKEETIEGVCECALCGKGFEQLLAAAGQRRRGRRREHSAPPGARGHACGHCRQLCHSQEALRQHQRLHTLERPYLCQHGRSVGLVCAFLEARIAGTLLKGLRGSKGTEASTPRSSIVRPPPPNLLLSSRTDCLLPSHKSTRFLRPNGRLRSSCSGCLCPVLTARPPRGLRPRGVQILVGLIQGVSFSILPNVPAQFDFVFLFT; translated from the exons ATGCGCCTGCAGCACCCCGCTCTCTACGATG ccgtcTCCTCCCTGCAGTGTCCGCGGTGTTTCATCACCTTCCGGGACCTGCAGACCAGCCTGCAGCACATGCGCCTGCAGCACCCCGCTCTCTACAAGCGCCGGCTGCGGGCCCGCACCGTCTTCGCCTGCCGCCGCTGCGAACGCAccttcccctcctcccgccAGCTCTCCACCCACCAGCGAGCCCACCGCCAGGGCCGGGAAGCAGgccgggaggagggggaggggcaagagGAAGAACGCCAAGATG CCCAGCCCACATCGCCCTCCCTGCTTCCCCTTCCTGACCGGCACAAGTGCCCACACTGCAACTTCCTCTTCAGAGATGCTAAGACCAAAATGCGCCACATGAACGTCAAGGACCCCACaggctgccccctgccccctccactGTTCTTCTCTACAGGAGacgaggagagggaggaggaggaggaagtggtgATGGCGGTGCAGGttaaagaggaggatgagggtgaGGTAAAGCATGAGGAAG ACGATTTCTCCACAGCTCTCCGTCACCGTGGCAACCTGAATCCAGCCTCACTGCATCAGGGCGAGGGCAAGGAGGGCGTGGTCAAGGTGCCAATCAAGCCTGATGCAGGAGACGTGAGAACGAAAGAGGAGACGATAGAGGGAG TCTGCGAGTGCGCCCTCTGCGGGAAGGGGTTCGAGCAGCTGCTCGCCGCGGCCGGGCAAAGGCGCCGTGGCCGGCGCAGGGAGCACTCTGCCCCCCCGGGGGCCCGGGGCCACGCCTGCGGGCACTGCAGGCAGCTGTGTCACAGCCAGGAGGCGCTGCGGCAGCACCAGAGGCTGCACACGCTGGAGCGGCCCTACCTCTGCCAG CATGGGCGCAGTGTGGGCCTGGTATGTGCCTTTTTGGAGGCGAG GATTGCGGGAACACTTTTAAAAGGGCTTCGGGGCTCCAAAGGCACAGAAGCATCCACACCCAGGTCCTCTATAGTGCGACCACCTCCACCCAACCTGCTCCTGAGCTCCAGGACAGACTGTCTCCTCCCGTCCCACAAATCCACT CGGTTCCTCCGGCCGAACGGGCGCCTGCGGTCTTCCTGTTCGGGCTGCTTGTGTCCTGTTCTCACGGCACGTCCTCCGCGCGGcctcagaccaaggggtgtccagatacttgtAG
- the LOC118229677 gene encoding zinc finger protein 672-like isoform X13 — protein sequence MRLQHPALYDAVSSLQCPRCFITFRDLQTSLQHMRLQHPALYKRRLRARTVFACRRCERTFPSSRQLSTHQRAHRQGREAGREEGEGQEEERQDAQPTSPSLLPLPDRHKCPHCNFLFRDAKTKMRHMNVKDPTGCPLPPPLFFSTGDEEREEEEEVVMAVQVKEEDEGEVKHEEDDFSTALRHRGNLNPASLHQGEGKEGVVKVPIKPDAGDVRTKEETIEGVCECALCGKGFEQLLAAAGQRRRGRRREHSAPPGARGHACGHCRQLCHSQEALRQHQRLHTLERPYLCQKRSSAHCQTYRPSLESIFLL from the exons ATGCGCCTGCAGCACCCCGCTCTCTACGATG ccgtcTCCTCCCTGCAGTGTCCGCGGTGTTTCATCACCTTCCGGGACCTGCAGACCAGCCTGCAGCACATGCGCCTGCAGCACCCCGCTCTCTACAAGCGCCGGCTGCGGGCCCGCACCGTCTTCGCCTGCCGCCGCTGCGAACGCAccttcccctcctcccgccAGCTCTCCACCCACCAGCGAGCCCACCGCCAGGGCCGGGAAGCAGgccgggaggagggggaggggcaagagGAAGAACGCCAAGATG CCCAGCCCACATCGCCCTCCCTGCTTCCCCTTCCTGACCGGCACAAGTGCCCACACTGCAACTTCCTCTTCAGAGATGCTAAGACCAAAATGCGCCACATGAACGTCAAGGACCCCACaggctgccccctgccccctccactGTTCTTCTCTACAGGAGacgaggagagggaggaggaggaggaagtggtgATGGCGGTGCAGGttaaagaggaggatgagggtgaGGTAAAGCATGAGGAAG ACGATTTCTCCACAGCTCTCCGTCACCGTGGCAACCTGAATCCAGCCTCACTGCATCAGGGCGAGGGCAAGGAGGGCGTGGTCAAGGTGCCAATCAAGCCTGATGCAGGAGACGTGAGAACGAAAGAGGAGACGATAGAGGGAG TCTGCGAGTGCGCCCTCTGCGGGAAGGGGTTCGAGCAGCTGCTCGCCGCGGCCGGGCAAAGGCGCCGTGGCCGGCGCAGGGAGCACTCTGCCCCCCCGGGGGCCCGGGGCCACGCCTGCGGGCACTGCAGGCAGCTGTGTCACAGCCAGGAGGCGCTGCGGCAGCACCAGAGGCTGCACACGCTGGAGCGGCCCTACCTCTGCCAG AAACGAAGCAGCGCTCACTGCCAAACCTACAGGCCCTCACTGGAGTCAATTTTCCTTCTCTGA
- the LOC118229677 gene encoding zinc finger protein 672-like isoform X10 has product MRLQHPALYDAVSSLQCPRCFITFRDLQTSLQHMRLQHPALYKRRLRARTVFACRRCERTFPSSRQLSTHQRAHRQGREAGREEGEGQEEERQDAQPTSPSLLPLPDRHKCPHCNFLFRDAKTKMRHMNVKDPTGCPLPPPLFFSTGDEEREEEEEVVMAVQVKEEDEGEVKHEEDDFSTALRHRGNLNPASLHQGEGKEGVVKVPIKPDAGDVRTKEETIEGVCECALCGKGFEQLLAAAGQRRRGRRREHSAPPGARGHACGHCRQLCHSQEALRQHQRLHTLERPYLCQVKVWLLCRGKLWLLCRERCGCSVGKDVAALQVKVWLLCRGNCGCSAGKGVAALQGELWLLCR; this is encoded by the exons ATGCGCCTGCAGCACCCCGCTCTCTACGATG ccgtcTCCTCCCTGCAGTGTCCGCGGTGTTTCATCACCTTCCGGGACCTGCAGACCAGCCTGCAGCACATGCGCCTGCAGCACCCCGCTCTCTACAAGCGCCGGCTGCGGGCCCGCACCGTCTTCGCCTGCCGCCGCTGCGAACGCAccttcccctcctcccgccAGCTCTCCACCCACCAGCGAGCCCACCGCCAGGGCCGGGAAGCAGgccgggaggagggggaggggcaagagGAAGAACGCCAAGATG CCCAGCCCACATCGCCCTCCCTGCTTCCCCTTCCTGACCGGCACAAGTGCCCACACTGCAACTTCCTCTTCAGAGATGCTAAGACCAAAATGCGCCACATGAACGTCAAGGACCCCACaggctgccccctgccccctccactGTTCTTCTCTACAGGAGacgaggagagggaggaggaggaggaagtggtgATGGCGGTGCAGGttaaagaggaggatgagggtgaGGTAAAGCATGAGGAAG ACGATTTCTCCACAGCTCTCCGTCACCGTGGCAACCTGAATCCAGCCTCACTGCATCAGGGCGAGGGCAAGGAGGGCGTGGTCAAGGTGCCAATCAAGCCTGATGCAGGAGACGTGAGAACGAAAGAGGAGACGATAGAGGGAG TCTGCGAGTGCGCCCTCTGCGGGAAGGGGTTCGAGCAGCTGCTCGCCGCGGCCGGGCAAAGGCGCCGTGGCCGGCGCAGGGAGCACTCTGCCCCCCCGGGGGCCCGGGGCCACGCCTGCGGGCACTGCAGGCAGCTGTGTCACAGCCAGGAGGCGCTGCGGCAGCACCAGAGGCTGCACACGCTGGAGCGGCCCTACCTCTGCCAG gtaaaggtgtggctGCTCTGCAGGGGAAAGCTGTGGCTGCTCTGCAGGGAAAGATGTGGCTGCTCTGTCGGGAAAGATGTGGCTGCtctgcaggtaaaggtgtggctgctctgcagggggaactgtggctgctctgcaggtaaaggtgtggctgctctgcagggggaactgtggctgctctgcaggtaa
- the LOC118229677 gene encoding zinc finger protein 420-like isoform X11: MRLQHPALYDAVSSLQCPRCFITFRDLQTSLQHMRLQHPALYKRRLRARTVFACRRCERTFPSSRQLSTHQRAHRQGREAGREEGEGQEEERQDAQPTSPSLLPLPDRHKCPHCNFLFRDAKTKMRHMNVKDPTGCPLPPPLFFSTGDEEREEEEEVVMAVQVKEEDEGEVKHEEDDFSTALRHRGNLNPASLHQGEGKEGVVKVPIKPDAGDVRTKEETIEGVCECALCGKGFEQLLAAAGQRRRGRRREHSAPPGARGHACGHCRQLCHSQEALRQHQRLHTLERPYLCQDCGNTFKRASGLQRHRSIHTQVLYSATTSTQPAPELQDRLSPPVPQIH; encoded by the exons ATGCGCCTGCAGCACCCCGCTCTCTACGATG ccgtcTCCTCCCTGCAGTGTCCGCGGTGTTTCATCACCTTCCGGGACCTGCAGACCAGCCTGCAGCACATGCGCCTGCAGCACCCCGCTCTCTACAAGCGCCGGCTGCGGGCCCGCACCGTCTTCGCCTGCCGCCGCTGCGAACGCAccttcccctcctcccgccAGCTCTCCACCCACCAGCGAGCCCACCGCCAGGGCCGGGAAGCAGgccgggaggagggggaggggcaagagGAAGAACGCCAAGATG CCCAGCCCACATCGCCCTCCCTGCTTCCCCTTCCTGACCGGCACAAGTGCCCACACTGCAACTTCCTCTTCAGAGATGCTAAGACCAAAATGCGCCACATGAACGTCAAGGACCCCACaggctgccccctgccccctccactGTTCTTCTCTACAGGAGacgaggagagggaggaggaggaggaagtggtgATGGCGGTGCAGGttaaagaggaggatgagggtgaGGTAAAGCATGAGGAAG ACGATTTCTCCACAGCTCTCCGTCACCGTGGCAACCTGAATCCAGCCTCACTGCATCAGGGCGAGGGCAAGGAGGGCGTGGTCAAGGTGCCAATCAAGCCTGATGCAGGAGACGTGAGAACGAAAGAGGAGACGATAGAGGGAG TCTGCGAGTGCGCCCTCTGCGGGAAGGGGTTCGAGCAGCTGCTCGCCGCGGCCGGGCAAAGGCGCCGTGGCCGGCGCAGGGAGCACTCTGCCCCCCCGGGGGCCCGGGGCCACGCCTGCGGGCACTGCAGGCAGCTGTGTCACAGCCAGGAGGCGCTGCGGCAGCACCAGAGGCTGCACACGCTGGAGCGGCCCTACCTCTGCCAG GATTGCGGGAACACTTTTAAAAGGGCTTCGGGGCTCCAAAGGCACAGAAGCATCCACACCCAGGTCCTCTATAGTGCGACCACCTCCACCCAACCTGCTCCTGAGCTCCAGGACAGACTGTCTCCTCCCGTCCCACAAATCCACT AG